Proteins encoded in a region of the Zea mays cultivar B73 chromosome 4, Zm-B73-REFERENCE-NAM-5.0, whole genome shotgun sequence genome:
- the LOC100280267 gene encoding uncharacterized isoform X1: protein MDAALMPLLVVSLVLCLLAAAPAASAARAFFVFGDSLVDNGNNNYLLTTARADAPPYGIDFPTHQATGRFSNGLNIPDIISEHLGAEPALPYLSPELRGEKLLVGANFASAGVGILNDTGIQFVNIIRIGDQLQYFREYQRKLRALVGEPQATQLVNQALVLITLGGNDFVNNYYLVPMSVRSRQYALPDYVRFIVSEYRKILSRLYELGARRVIVTGTGPLGCVPAELALHSQNGECAAELTRAVNLFNPQMVDMVRGLNRAIGADVFVTANTYRMNFDYLANPQDFGFTNVQVACCGQGPYNGIGLCTAASNVCDNRDVFAFWDAFHPTERANRIIVAQFMHGDTDYMHPMNLSTILAMDQEGL, encoded by the exons ATGGATGCTGCTCTTATGCCTCTGCTCGTCGTCTCCCTCGTCCTCTGCCTGCTGGCGGCTGCCCCAGCGGCGTCCGCGGCGCGGGCCTTCTTCGTCTTCGGCGACTCCCTCGTCGACAACGGCAACAACAACTACCTGCTGACCACGGCGCGCGCCGACGCGCCCCCCTACGGCATCGACTTCCCCACGCACCAAGCCACGGGCCGCTTCTCCAACGGGCTCAACATCCCCGACATCATCA GCGAGCACCTCGGGGCCGAACCTGCGCTGCCGTACCTGAGCCCCGAGCTCCGAGGGGAGAAGCTGCTCGTCGGCGCCAACTTCGCGTCGGCCGGCGTCGGGATCCTCAACGACACAGGAATACAATTT GTGAACATCATCAGGATCGGCGACCAGCTGCAGTACTTCCGGGAGTACCAGCGGAAGCTGCGAGCCCTCGTCGGCGAGCCGCAGGCGACGCAGCTCGTGAACCAGGCCCTCGTGCTCATCACGCTCGGCGGCAACGACTTCGTGAACAACTACTACCTGGTGCCCATGTCCGTGCGGTCGCGCCAGTACGCACTCCCGGACTACGTCCGCTTCATCGTCTCCGAGTACAGGAAGATCCTCTCG AGGCTgtacgagctgggcgcgcggcgcGTGATCGTGACGGGGACGGGGCCGCTGGGGTGCGTCCCGGCCGAGCTGGCGCTGCACAGCCAGAACGGCGAGTGCGCGGCGGAGCTGACGCGCGCCGTGAACCTCTTCAACCCGCAGATGGTGGACATGGTGCGCGGCCTCAACCGCGCCATCGGCGCCGACGTCTTCGTCACCGCCAACACCTACCGCATGAACTTCGACTACCTCGCAAACCCGCAGGACTTCG GGTTCACGAACGTGCAGGTGGCGTGCTGCGGCCAGGGCCCGTACAACGGGATCGGGCTGTGCACGGCGGCGTCGAACGTGTGCGACAACCGCGACGTGTTCGCGTTCTGGGACGCGTTCCACCCCACGGAGAGGGCAAACCGCATCATCGTCGCCCAGTTCATGCACGGCGACACGGACTACATGCACCCCATGAACCTCAGCACCATCCTCGCCATGGACCAGGAGGGCCTCTAG
- the LOC100280267 gene encoding uncharacterized LOC100280267 precursor, whose protein sequence is MDAALMPLLVVSLVLCLLAAAPAASAARAFFVFGDSLVDNGNNNYLLTTARADAPPYGIDFPTHQATGRFSNGLNIPDIISNINITPLIIPSEKLSRRPMLCLPFRRAPRGRTCAAVPEPRAPRGEAARRRQLRVGRRRDPQRHRNTICEHHQDRRPAAVLPGVPAEAASPRRRAAGDAAREPGPRAHHARRQRLREQLLPGAHVRAVAPVRTPGLRPLHRLRVQEDPLEAVRAGRAARDRDGDGAAGVRPGRAGAAQPERRVRGGADARREPLQPADGGHGARPQPRHRRRRLRHRQHLPHELRLPRKPAGLRVHERAGGVLRPGPVQRDRAVHGGVERVRQPRRVRVLGRVPPHGEGKPHHRRPVHARRHGLHAPHEPQHHPRHGPGGPLDYSLISRTRLYVHA, encoded by the exons ATGGATGCTGCTCTTATGCCTCTGCTCGTCGTCTCCCTCGTCCTCTGCCTGCTGGCGGCTGCCCCAGCGGCGTCCGCGGCGCGGGCCTTCTTCGTCTTCGGCGACTCCCTCGTCGACAACGGCAACAACAACTACCTGCTGACCACGGCGCGCGCCGACGCGCCCCCCTACGGCATCGACTTCCCCACGCACCAAGCCACGGGCCGCTTCTCCAACGGGCTCAACATCCCCGACATCATCAGTAATATTAATATAACGCCACTGATCATCCCTTCAGAGAAACTCAGTCGGCGACCCATGCTTTGCCTTCCCTTCAGGCGAGCACCTCGGGGCCGAACCTGCGCTGCCGTACCTGAGCCCCGAGCTCCGAGGGGAGAAGCTGCTCGTCGGCGCCAACTTCGCGTCGGCCGGCGTCGGGATCCTCAACGACACAGGAATACAATTT GTGAACATCATCAGGATCGGCGACCAGCTGCAGTACTTCCGGGAGTACCAGCGGAAGCTGCGAGCCCTCGTCGGCGAGCCGCAGGCGACGCAGCTCGTGAACCAGGCCCTCGTGCTCATCACGCTCGGCGGCAACGACTTCGTGAACAACTACTACCTGGTGCCCATGTCCGTGCGGTCGCGCCAGTACGCACTCCCGGACTACGTCCGCTTCATCGTCTCCGAGTACAGGAAGATCCTCTCG AGGCTgtacgagctgggcgcgcggcgcGTGATCGTGACGGGGACGGGGCCGCTGGGGTGCGTCCCGGCCGAGCTGGCGCTGCACAGCCAGAACGGCGAGTGCGCGGCGGAGCTGACGCGCGCCGTGAACCTCTTCAACCCGCAGATGGTGGACATGGTGCGCGGCCTCAACCGCGCCATCGGCGCCGACGTCTTCGTCACCGCCAACACCTACCGCATGAACTTCGACTACCTCGCAAACCCGCAGGACTTCG GGTTCACGAACGTGCAGGTGGCGTGCTGCGGCCAGGGCCCGTACAACGGGATCGGGCTGTGCACGGCGGCGTCGAACGTGTGCGACAACCGCGACGTGTTCGCGTTCTGGGACGCGTTCCACCCCACGGAGAGGGCAAACCGCATCATCGTCGCCCAGTTCATGCACGGCGACACGGACTACATGCACCCCATGAACCTCAGCACCATCCTCGCCATGGACCAGGAGGGCCTCTAGACTATAGCTTGATCAGCCGGACACGATTATACGTACATGCGTGA